One Paraburkholderia kururiensis DNA window includes the following coding sequences:
- a CDS encoding FkbM family methyltransferase — MTSLHETIDALFERAARELDAKTAAFDPNNFCLLGAGNMGRAALAQFRQIGVEPRGFIDDTPGKRGTIIEGLPVFGERPDASTTVIVCIHNPRHDYLKTLQRFGPNTLSFMHIPWLFPQLTFAHAAHPDVYRRYRDDIVALYEALADETSRRTFLEQLTFRLTLEWNFEEHSATPYFPAGIGLPFEEKVSFIDAGAFDGDTVKLFVEHFPRPGKIVAIEADPQNFAKLQAYLEALGIDHVAHHAAVDGKEGELRFDATGDMAARLSENGQVVVRCHTLEHFMKDVDGPCYVKFDVEGAESAIITESLDLLREKKPMLAVSIYHHAPDMIEIPLQLHRLGYRLSMRYHGIDGADLVLYAMPGESH; from the coding sequence ATGACCTCTCTCCACGAAACCATCGACGCGCTGTTCGAACGCGCGGCCCGCGAACTCGACGCGAAGACAGCTGCGTTCGACCCGAACAATTTCTGTCTGCTCGGCGCGGGCAACATGGGCCGCGCGGCGCTCGCGCAGTTCCGGCAGATCGGTGTCGAGCCGCGTGGATTCATCGACGACACGCCGGGCAAGCGCGGCACGATCATCGAAGGGTTGCCGGTGTTCGGCGAGCGGCCCGATGCTTCGACCACGGTGATCGTGTGCATTCACAACCCGCGCCACGACTACCTCAAGACGCTGCAGCGATTCGGCCCGAACACGCTGTCGTTCATGCATATTCCGTGGCTCTTTCCGCAACTGACGTTCGCCCATGCCGCGCACCCGGACGTCTATCGCCGCTATCGCGACGACATCGTGGCGCTGTACGAAGCGCTGGCCGATGAAACATCGCGTCGCACGTTCCTGGAACAGCTCACGTTTCGCCTCACGCTCGAATGGAACTTCGAAGAGCATTCGGCCACGCCGTATTTCCCGGCCGGCATCGGTCTGCCGTTCGAGGAGAAAGTGAGCTTCATCGACGCGGGCGCCTTCGACGGCGACACGGTGAAGCTCTTCGTCGAGCACTTTCCGCGTCCGGGCAAGATCGTCGCGATCGAAGCGGACCCACAGAATTTCGCGAAACTACAGGCTTATCTCGAGGCGCTCGGCATCGACCACGTCGCGCACCACGCGGCCGTGGATGGCAAAGAAGGCGAACTCCGGTTCGACGCGACGGGCGACATGGCGGCGCGGCTGTCCGAAAACGGACAGGTCGTGGTGCGCTGCCATACGCTCGAACACTTCATGAAAGACGTGGACGGCCCGTGCTATGTGAAGTTCGACGTGGAAGGCGCGGAGTCGGCCATCATCACCGAATCGCTGGACCTGCTGCGCGAGAAGAAGCCCATGCTCGCCGTGAGCATCTATCATCACGCGCCCGACATGATCGAAATTCCCTTGCAGCTGCATCGGCTCGGGTATCGGCTGTCGATGCGCTATCACGGCATCGACGGCGCCGATCTGGTCTTGTACGCGATGCCGGGCGAATCCCATTAA
- a CDS encoding aldo/keto reductase: MEYRALGQSGLKVPALSFGAGTFGGSGPLFGAWGNTDATQARRLIDICMDAGVNLFDTADVYSNGASEEVLGAAIKGRRDRVLISTKTGLPTGDGPNDAGTSRFRLVRAVDDALRRLGTDYIDLLQLHAFDAATPVEEVLATLDSLVRAGKLRYVGVSNFAGWQIMKSLAVADQHGWPRYVANQVYYSLIGRDYEWDLMPLGADQGLGALVWSPLGWGRLTGQVRRGAPLPERSRLHETASFGPPVDDEYLYRVVDALDDVAAETGKTVPQVALNWLLQRPTVSSVIIGARNEAQLRQNLGAVGWSLTAEQVARLDAASAVTAPYPYFPYRRQEAFARVNAPMRG, from the coding sequence ATGGAATATCGCGCGCTTGGACAGTCGGGGCTCAAGGTGCCCGCGTTGAGCTTCGGGGCCGGCACGTTCGGCGGCAGCGGGCCGCTCTTCGGCGCGTGGGGCAACACGGACGCCACGCAGGCTCGCCGTCTGATCGACATCTGTATGGACGCGGGCGTGAATCTCTTCGATACCGCCGACGTGTACTCGAACGGCGCCTCCGAGGAAGTGCTGGGCGCCGCCATCAAGGGCCGCCGCGACCGCGTGCTGATCTCCACGAAAACCGGCCTGCCGACAGGCGATGGCCCGAACGACGCCGGCACCTCGCGCTTTCGTCTTGTCCGCGCGGTGGACGACGCGCTGCGCCGGCTCGGCACCGACTACATCGACCTGCTGCAACTGCACGCCTTCGACGCGGCCACGCCCGTCGAAGAAGTGCTGGCCACGCTCGACAGCCTCGTGCGTGCCGGCAAGCTGCGTTACGTGGGCGTATCGAATTTCGCGGGCTGGCAGATCATGAAGTCCCTCGCGGTGGCGGACCAGCACGGCTGGCCGCGCTATGTGGCCAACCAGGTCTACTACTCGCTGATCGGCCGCGACTACGAGTGGGACCTGATGCCCCTCGGCGCGGACCAGGGGCTGGGCGCGCTGGTGTGGAGCCCGCTGGGCTGGGGGCGCCTCACGGGCCAGGTGCGGCGCGGTGCGCCGCTGCCCGAACGCAGCCGCCTGCATGAAACGGCGAGCTTCGGGCCGCCGGTGGACGACGAGTATCTCTACCGCGTGGTCGATGCGCTCGACGACGTGGCCGCAGAGACCGGCAAGACGGTGCCGCAGGTCGCGCTCAACTGGCTGCTGCAGCGGCCCACGGTGTCGTCGGTGATCATCGGGGCTCGCAACGAGGCGCAGTTGCGGCAGAACCTGGGCGCCGTGGGCTGGTCGCTCACGGCGGAACAGGTGGCGCGCCTGGATGCGGCAAGCGCCGTTACGGCGCCTTATCCGTACTTTCCGTATCGACGGCAGGAGGCGTTTGCGAGGGTTAATGCGCCGATGCGGGGGTGA
- a CDS encoding Rrf2 family transcriptional regulator, which produces MRLTDFTDYSLRVLIYVAVRDDELVTIQEISDTLGIARGHLVKIVHALGRAGYLDTIRGRTGGLRLGRPANRVTVGDVVRTTEPDFRMVECFDTEGNKCVITAACGLRGVLGRALRAYMEELDKYTLADIAAERSTLARLLGSAATVRPLVRMPKQ; this is translated from the coding sequence ATGAGACTGACGGACTTTACGGACTACAGCTTGCGCGTGCTGATCTACGTGGCCGTGCGCGACGACGAGCTGGTCACGATTCAGGAAATTTCGGACACGCTCGGCATTGCGCGCGGCCACCTCGTGAAGATCGTTCATGCGCTAGGCCGCGCCGGCTACCTGGACACGATTCGGGGCCGTACCGGCGGACTACGGCTTGGCCGCCCCGCGAATCGCGTCACGGTGGGCGACGTGGTGCGCACAACGGAGCCCGACTTCCGCATGGTCGAATGCTTCGACACCGAGGGCAACAAGTGCGTGATTACCGCGGCATGCGGTCTGCGCGGGGTCCTGGGGCGTGCGTTGCGCGCCTACATGGAAGAGCTGGACAAGTACACGCTGGCGGATATCGCCGCCGAACGCAGTACGCTCGCGCGGCTGCTGGGAAGTGCGGCGACGGTTCGGCCACTCGTCAGGATGCCGAAGCAATAG
- a CDS encoding phytanoyl-CoA dioxygenase family protein: protein MSTLDQHVICHGITERHTSATDIDFCVEEIFTKGYSVIRGSFDAATIARVSEYSDKSYQKQCEALGGEQNLARINDANIARAPCADFDLFIDVAMDPKVHAVADALLGRNYILYSQNAIINVPTTNHYQFSWHRDLNYQHWTSSRCLALSALLCVDPFDDITGGTYVLPATHKVEKFPSDRYVLENQLCVHAQPGDWILFDSMLFHRTGKNSSNAKRRAVNHIIVPPFMAQQYDFMGMIGDRLKTHEQRVFFGQGRQTAPSAIEWRQSRINRL, encoded by the coding sequence ATGAGCACGCTCGACCAACACGTTATCTGCCACGGCATCACCGAAAGGCACACATCGGCCACGGACATCGACTTCTGTGTCGAAGAGATTTTCACGAAAGGCTATAGCGTGATTCGCGGCAGCTTCGATGCCGCCACGATCGCGCGCGTCTCCGAGTATTCGGACAAGTCGTATCAGAAGCAGTGCGAGGCGCTGGGCGGCGAACAGAACCTGGCGCGAATCAACGACGCGAACATCGCGAGAGCGCCGTGCGCCGATTTCGATCTCTTCATCGATGTCGCGATGGACCCGAAGGTGCACGCAGTGGCAGATGCGCTGCTGGGCAGGAACTACATCCTGTATTCGCAGAACGCCATCATCAACGTGCCCACGACGAACCACTATCAGTTCTCGTGGCATCGCGACCTGAACTACCAGCACTGGACTTCGTCGCGCTGTCTCGCGTTGAGCGCGCTGCTTTGCGTCGATCCGTTCGACGACATCACGGGCGGCACTTACGTACTGCCTGCCACGCACAAGGTCGAGAAGTTTCCGTCCGACCGCTATGTGCTGGAAAACCAGTTGTGCGTGCACGCGCAGCCCGGCGACTGGATTCTGTTCGACAGCATGCTGTTTCACCGCACCGGCAAGAATTCGTCGAACGCGAAGCGGCGCGCCGTCAATCACATCATCGTGCCGCCGTTCATGGCCCAGCAGTACGACTTCATGGGCATGATCGGCGACCGGTTGAAGACGCACGAACAACGCGTGTTCTTCGGCCAGGGCAGGCAAACGGCACCGTCCGCCATCGAATGGCGGCAAAGCAGGATCAACAGGCTATGA
- a CDS encoding nitric-oxide reductase large subunit, whose translation MQSTRRLWTWLGLVCLLSFGALLWLGREIYLSAPPIPNEVVTESGQPLFTGDQIRRGQQVWLAAGGQQVGTVWGHGSYVAPDWSADWLHREALRLRDVWAQQQFGKTWQTLPADQQGLLDARLQREMRANRYDAASGRLTVSDARAVAIREVAAHYEGLFGTDASLDTLRDQYAMTAGSVPNAADRTALASFVFWSAWSATTNRPGQSDITYTNNWPHEPLVGNTPTVANGMWSIASVILLLGGIAGMMWYHTAHSSDETPAQTPATDPLFNVEPTPSMRATKKYFYVVIALLLTQVGMGAITAHYAVEGHTFFGLPLAEVLPWVVSRTIHTQLGVLWIATAWLATGLYIAPLLSGREPKLQKLGVDVLFWALIFIVAGSTALGWIGSLQHLGTNFSFWLGNQGLAYTSMGRVWQLLLFVGLLFWLFLLGRALLPALKDRNTSGRGLIAMVFLSATCIGLFYASSLAWGQHTHYSMIEYWRWWLVHLWVEGFFEVFATAVIALIFSRLGLIRIESANRAIVLETIVFLSGGILGTLHHLYFTGASTAVIAVGAVFSACEVVPLALIGLEGWHTYRRTEAAPWVQTYKWVILCFVAVGVWNTVGAGLLGFAINPPISLYYVQGLNMTPAHGHAALFGVYGMLGIGLMLFCLRGLSPRAAWDDTLLKPAFWLLNVGLFMMVFLSILPSGIYEAWASVSKGLWYARSPEIVHAPIMQALVWMRVPGDVLFAAGVLYLGWFALRLLRRVEPTRLQPVATAKRVTQRV comes from the coding sequence GTGCAATCTACGCGTCGTTTATGGACATGGCTCGGGCTCGTCTGCCTGCTGTCATTTGGGGCCTTGCTGTGGCTGGGCAGGGAAATCTATCTGTCGGCACCGCCGATTCCGAACGAGGTCGTGACCGAAAGCGGCCAGCCGCTCTTCACGGGCGACCAGATCCGTCGCGGCCAGCAGGTGTGGCTTGCCGCAGGCGGACAACAGGTGGGCACGGTATGGGGCCATGGCAGCTATGTGGCGCCCGACTGGTCCGCCGACTGGCTGCACCGCGAAGCGCTGCGGCTGCGCGACGTGTGGGCCCAACAGCAGTTCGGCAAGACCTGGCAAACGCTTCCCGCCGATCAGCAAGGCTTGCTCGACGCACGGCTGCAACGCGAAATGCGCGCCAACCGCTACGACGCCGCCTCGGGCCGGCTCACGGTGTCGGACGCGCGGGCGGTCGCCATTCGCGAGGTCGCCGCGCACTACGAAGGCCTGTTCGGCACGGACGCCTCGCTCGATACGCTGCGCGACCAATACGCGATGACCGCGGGCTCGGTTCCGAATGCCGCGGACCGCACCGCGCTCGCCTCGTTCGTGTTCTGGTCTGCGTGGTCGGCCACCACGAACCGGCCCGGTCAATCGGACATCACGTACACCAACAACTGGCCGCATGAGCCGCTCGTCGGCAATACGCCCACGGTGGCTAACGGCATGTGGTCGATTGCGAGCGTGATCCTGCTGCTCGGCGGCATCGCCGGCATGATGTGGTACCACACGGCGCATAGCAGCGACGAAACGCCGGCGCAAACGCCCGCTACGGACCCGCTCTTCAACGTCGAGCCCACGCCCTCCATGCGCGCGACGAAGAAGTACTTCTACGTGGTGATCGCGCTGTTGCTCACGCAGGTCGGGATGGGCGCCATCACGGCGCACTACGCGGTGGAGGGGCACACCTTCTTCGGCTTGCCGCTTGCCGAAGTGCTGCCCTGGGTGGTGAGCCGCACGATCCACACGCAGCTCGGCGTGCTGTGGATCGCAACGGCCTGGCTTGCCACGGGCCTCTACATCGCGCCGCTGCTCTCGGGGCGCGAACCGAAGCTGCAAAAGCTCGGCGTCGACGTGCTGTTCTGGGCGCTGATCTTCATCGTGGCGGGGTCCACGGCGCTTGGCTGGATCGGTTCGTTGCAGCATCTCGGCACGAACTTCAGCTTCTGGCTCGGCAATCAAGGGCTCGCCTATACGAGCATGGGCCGCGTGTGGCAACTGCTGCTGTTCGTGGGTCTGCTGTTCTGGCTGTTCCTGCTGGGTCGTGCGCTGCTGCCCGCACTCAAGGACCGCAACACGAGCGGCCGCGGTTTGATCGCCATGGTGTTCCTCTCGGCTACCTGCATCGGGCTCTTCTACGCGTCGTCGCTCGCGTGGGGCCAACACACGCACTACTCGATGATCGAGTACTGGAGATGGTGGCTCGTGCACCTGTGGGTGGAAGGCTTTTTCGAAGTCTTCGCCACGGCAGTGATCGCGCTGATCTTCTCGCGGCTCGGGCTGATTCGCATCGAAAGCGCCAATCGCGCCATCGTGCTCGAAACCATCGTGTTCCTTTCGGGCGGCATTCTCGGCACGCTGCATCACCTGTACTTCACCGGCGCCTCGACTGCCGTGATTGCCGTGGGTGCCGTGTTCTCCGCGTGCGAAGTGGTGCCGCTCGCGCTGATCGGCCTGGAAGGCTGGCACACGTATCGCAGAACGGAAGCCGCACCGTGGGTGCAGACCTACAAGTGGGTGATTCTCTGCTTCGTGGCCGTGGGCGTGTGGAACACGGTGGGTGCGGGGCTGCTCGGCTTCGCCATCAACCCGCCCATCTCCCTCTACTACGTGCAGGGTCTCAACATGACGCCGGCCCACGGCCATGCCGCGCTCTTCGGCGTGTACGGCATGCTCGGCATCGGCCTGATGCTGTTCTGCCTGCGCGGCCTCTCGCCGCGCGCCGCGTGGGACGACACGCTGCTCAAGCCCGCCTTCTGGCTGCTCAACGTGGGGCTCTTCATGATGGTGTTTCTCTCGATTCTGCCTTCGGGCATCTACGAAGCGTGGGCGAGCGTCAGCAAGGGACTCTGGTACGCGCGTTCGCCTGAGATCGTGCACGCGCCCATCATGCAGGCCCTCGTGTGGATGCGTGTGCCTGGCGACGTGCTGTTCGCCGCGGGTGTGCTCTACCTGGGCTGGTTCGCGCTGCGTCTGCTGCGCCGCGTGGAGCCTACGCGACTGCAACCGGTCGCAACGGCGAAGCGGGTTACGCAACGCGTTTGA
- a CDS encoding acetyltransferase gives MASKLVLIGAGEMAEIADEYFTHDSDYEVVAFSVERDYIRQPELNGKPVVAYEELETLYPPSEYTVFVAIPSSQLNALRTRFYLDAKKKGYRFATYISSRAFVWRNAVVGENTFIFENNVIQPFVTIGNNCILWSGNHVGHRSVVKDHTFISSHVVISGYCEIGEYCFLGVNSTFNDHVKVGDQCVIGSGALITKDTEANRIYVATGAKQVPGKLATEVDL, from the coding sequence ATGGCCAGCAAACTCGTATTGATCGGCGCCGGCGAAATGGCCGAGATCGCAGACGAATACTTCACGCACGATTCCGACTACGAGGTCGTGGCGTTTTCGGTGGAGCGCGACTACATCCGCCAGCCGGAACTCAACGGCAAACCCGTGGTGGCGTACGAAGAGCTGGAAACGCTCTACCCGCCTTCGGAATACACCGTGTTCGTGGCGATTCCGTCGTCGCAGCTCAACGCGTTGCGAACGCGTTTCTACCTGGACGCGAAGAAGAAGGGCTACCGCTTCGCTACTTACATCAGCTCGCGCGCGTTCGTCTGGCGCAACGCGGTGGTCGGCGAAAACACGTTCATCTTCGAGAACAACGTGATCCAGCCGTTCGTGACCATCGGCAACAACTGCATTCTGTGGAGCGGCAATCACGTGGGGCATCGCAGCGTCGTGAAGGACCACACGTTCATCTCGTCGCACGTGGTGATCTCGGGCTACTGCGAGATTGGCGAATACTGCTTCCTCGGCGTGAACAGCACGTTCAACGACCACGTGAAGGTGGGCGACCAATGCGTGATCGGCTCGGGCGCCCTCATCACCAAAGACACCGAAGCCAACCGCATCTACGTTGCCACGGGCGCGAAGCAGGTGCCGGGCAAGCTCGCAACCGAAGTGGACCTGTAA
- a CDS encoding LysR family transcriptional regulator, with translation MILENLALFLRIVEKGGLAAAGRDFGLSPATVSERLASLEKYYGAALLVRTTRAISLTDEGRMLVAGARRLLAEAEEVESTIRLGMHTLSGPIRLSAPLDMGRRRVVPILDAFMADHPGVTVDLHLSDGYVDLVGQGLDFAIRHGMLADSSLRSRSLGGYRRLVCASPAYLAAHGTPQHPGDLTAHDCIVVRFGQDLYGEWPFRIDGTIQRVMVRGRRVANDGGLARQWCLDGHGIALKSLFDVQADLASGALVELLADYSAGDIDLRIVYPASAVQPRRVRTLIDCIAEAFEPAAAATSSI, from the coding sequence GTGATTCTGGAGAACCTCGCGCTGTTTCTGCGCATCGTGGAGAAAGGCGGGCTGGCGGCGGCGGGGCGCGACTTCGGACTTTCGCCTGCCACGGTCTCCGAGCGGCTGGCCTCGCTCGAGAAGTACTACGGCGCGGCGCTGCTCGTGCGCACCACGCGCGCCATCAGTCTCACGGACGAAGGGCGCATGCTCGTGGCCGGCGCGCGGCGGCTGCTGGCCGAAGCGGAGGAAGTGGAAAGCACCATCAGGCTCGGCATGCATACGCTCTCCGGCCCCATTCGCCTGAGCGCGCCGCTCGACATGGGGCGGCGGCGCGTCGTGCCGATCCTCGACGCCTTCATGGCCGACCATCCCGGCGTCACCGTAGACCTGCACCTGAGCGACGGCTACGTCGATCTGGTCGGCCAGGGGCTCGACTTCGCCATCCGCCACGGCATGCTCGCGGACAGCTCGCTACGCAGCCGGTCGCTGGGCGGGTATCGCCGGCTTGTGTGTGCCTCGCCCGCATACCTCGCCGCGCACGGCACGCCGCAGCATCCGGGCGACCTCACGGCGCACGACTGCATCGTGGTGCGCTTCGGCCAGGACCTTTACGGCGAGTGGCCGTTTCGCATCGACGGCACGATCCAGCGCGTGATGGTGCGCGGCCGCCGCGTGGCCAACGACGGCGGACTCGCGCGCCAATGGTGTCTGGACGGCCACGGCATTGCGCTGAAGTCGCTGTTCGACGTGCAGGCGGACCTCGCCTCGGGCGCGCTGGTGGAACTGCTCGCCGACTATTCGGCGGGCGACATCGACCTGCGCATCGTGTATCCCGCAAGCGCCGTGCAGCCGCGGCGCGTGCGCACGCTGATCGACTGCATTGCGGAGGCGTTCGAGCCCGCGGCCGCCGCAACGTCCTCCATATAG
- a CDS encoding glycosyltransferase family 2 protein: MTITTLIPAYKPKYLNELLIALKHQTLKPARVIVSDDSPDGAFLAALQSEPLKSATADMNIEVIQGPRAGGIENCRHLLRTWNGATPLAHLLFDDDVIYPEFYAFHAAVHAGGAFDCSVSRRWTALESG, from the coding sequence ATGACCATCACGACCCTCATTCCGGCTTACAAGCCGAAGTACCTCAACGAGCTGCTGATCGCGCTCAAGCACCAGACGCTGAAGCCGGCGCGCGTCATCGTTTCCGACGACAGCCCGGACGGCGCATTTCTCGCCGCGTTGCAAAGCGAACCGCTCAAGAGCGCGACGGCGGACATGAACATCGAAGTGATCCAGGGTCCACGCGCGGGCGGCATCGAAAACTGCCGGCATTTGCTGAGGACCTGGAATGGCGCGACGCCGCTCGCCCACCTGCTCTTCGACGACGACGTCATCTATCCCGAGTTCTACGCGTTTCACGCCGCGGTGCATGCAGGCGGCGCGTTCGACTGCTCGGTGAGCCGCCGGTGGACTGCGCTCGAGTCCGGCTAG
- a CDS encoding putative zinc-binding protein has product MGNERKALPLVYSCSGCSSAAQLANHVALQLDRRGKAEMSCIAGVGGDVPALLKVAHSGRPILAIDGCPLVCVKSALARHGIEPARHLQLDQQGVRKRFHMDFDPADAERVLAAAEQEALELAAEASVVSVEPTHHIA; this is encoded by the coding sequence ATGGGTAACGAAAGAAAAGCGCTACCGCTCGTGTATTCGTGCTCGGGCTGTTCGAGCGCCGCGCAACTGGCCAACCATGTGGCGCTGCAGCTGGACCGCCGCGGCAAGGCCGAGATGTCCTGCATCGCGGGCGTGGGCGGCGACGTTCCGGCCCTGCTGAAAGTCGCGCATTCGGGACGGCCTATCCTCGCCATCGACGGCTGCCCGCTCGTCTGCGTGAAGAGTGCGCTGGCCCGGCACGGCATCGAGCCGGCCAGGCATCTTCAGCTCGACCAGCAAGGCGTGAGAAAGCGCTTCCACATGGACTTCGATCCCGCTGACGCCGAGCGCGTACTCGCAGCAGCGGAGCAGGAAGCGCTTGAGCTTGCGGCCGAAGCGTCGGTTGTGTCGGTTGAGCCGACGCATCACATCGCCTGA
- a CDS encoding GNAT family N-acetyltransferase, with protein MDTTISLKPYSTEDAALWDQTVRQSCNGNLLHLRGYMDYHRDRFEDCSLILLRNQKPVAVFPASRSGETVSSHGGLTYGGLLHTEDLGTHDTLLAFAAIREHYRGLGVQTVVYKAVPAVFHRLPCQNDLYALTCAGAKLVRRDASSVIHLQEPFSFSKGRKWAINKAKKCGVTVRQSHDFERFHALLAQVLGKFGAKPTHSCAELELLSGRFPDAITLHVAEQQEALLAGVVLYDFGHVVHTQYMANSDDGREIGALDLLVAELIAKYHDRTFFSFGISTEEQGLKLNAGLIAQKEAFGARTVVHDFYSWPL; from the coding sequence GTGGACACGACGATCTCGCTCAAGCCCTATTCGACCGAAGACGCCGCCCTCTGGGACCAGACGGTGCGGCAGTCGTGCAACGGCAATCTGCTGCATCTGCGCGGCTACATGGATTACCACCGGGACCGGTTCGAAGACTGTTCGTTGATCCTGTTGCGCAATCAGAAGCCCGTGGCCGTTTTTCCCGCGAGCCGCAGCGGCGAGACCGTGAGTTCGCACGGCGGGCTCACCTACGGCGGACTGCTTCACACCGAGGACCTGGGCACGCACGACACGTTGCTCGCCTTTGCCGCCATTCGCGAACACTACCGCGGGCTCGGCGTGCAGACCGTCGTCTACAAGGCCGTTCCGGCCGTGTTTCACCGCCTGCCCTGCCAGAACGATCTCTACGCGTTGACCTGCGCCGGCGCGAAGCTGGTTCGGCGCGATGCGTCGTCGGTGATTCATCTGCAAGAACCGTTTTCGTTTTCGAAGGGCCGCAAGTGGGCTATCAACAAGGCGAAGAAATGCGGCGTCACGGTTCGGCAGTCGCATGACTTCGAGCGCTTTCACGCGCTGCTTGCGCAGGTGCTCGGGAAGTTCGGCGCGAAGCCCACTCACTCGTGCGCCGAACTGGAATTACTGTCCGGCCGCTTTCCCGATGCCATCACGCTGCACGTCGCAGAGCAGCAAGAGGCGCTGCTTGCCGGCGTCGTGCTGTACGACTTCGGGCACGTGGTCCACACGCAATACATGGCGAATTCCGACGATGGCCGCGAAATCGGCGCACTGGATCTGCTAGTAGCCGAACTGATCGCGAAGTATCACGACCGCACATTCTTCAGCTTCGGCATTTCGACCGAAGAACAGGGATTGAAGCTGAATGCGGGGCTCATCGCCCAGAAAGAGGCGTTCGGCGCACGCACCGTCGTGCACGACTTCTATTCGTGGCCGCTTTGA
- a CDS encoding PAS domain S-box protein — translation MEEATALSERIIDDMADAMIYANRSGAIERWNRAAEALFGFTAAEALGSRLDLIIPEHLRAAHWRGFDAAMASGTTRLHGRATVTRTVDKSGRKLYVEMSFALVRDQQGTVCGTVAVARDVTARVEQERMMARHGGAV, via the coding sequence ATGGAAGAAGCCACTGCATTGAGCGAACGCATCATCGACGACATGGCCGACGCCATGATCTACGCGAACCGGTCGGGTGCGATCGAGCGCTGGAACCGCGCCGCCGAGGCGCTGTTCGGCTTCACCGCGGCCGAAGCCCTGGGCAGCCGGCTCGACCTGATCATTCCCGAGCATTTGCGCGCCGCCCACTGGCGCGGGTTCGATGCAGCCATGGCGAGCGGCACGACGCGTCTGCATGGCCGCGCCACGGTCACGCGTACCGTCGACAAGTCGGGACGCAAGCTCTACGTCGAAATGAGTTTTGCACTGGTGCGCGACCAGCAAGGCACGGTCTGCGGAACAGTGGCGGTCGCGCGTGACGTCACCGCGCGCGTGGAACAGGAACGGATGATGGCGCGTCACGGCGGCGCCGTGTAG
- a CDS encoding metal-sulfur cluster assembly factor: MNTIIAAMREALRTVVDPEVGVNVVDLGLVYDIVLAEGRIRIDLTMTSPACPMGEMMLDDVKAAAQAAAPAGVPVDVELVWEPAWDPAMMSDAARDALGWLES, translated from the coding sequence ATGAACACGATCATTGCCGCAATGCGCGAAGCGCTGCGCACCGTGGTGGACCCCGAAGTAGGCGTGAACGTTGTCGATCTCGGGCTCGTCTACGACATCGTTCTTGCGGAAGGCCGCATCAGAATCGACCTCACGATGACGTCGCCCGCATGCCCGATGGGCGAGATGATGCTCGACGACGTCAAGGCCGCCGCGCAGGCTGCTGCACCGGCCGGCGTACCAGTGGACGTTGAACTCGTGTGGGAACCCGCCTGGGACCCGGCCATGATGAGCGACGCGGCGCGCGATGCGCTGGGCTGGCTCGAGAGCTGA